A DNA window from Camelina sativa cultivar DH55 chromosome 17, Cs, whole genome shotgun sequence contains the following coding sequences:
- the LOC104758308 gene encoding leucine-rich repeat extensin-like protein 3, which produces MASILSILLLILALSNLRFTLPIGDNHITDRKSLEIIIGGGNDDNPPPSPSPEPEPEPADCPPPPPPPPPPTDCPPPPPPPTPSPPPPSPLPSPPPPSLPPSPPPKQLPPPIKRPRPPHRKRPQPPPMPLLSNSPFLKKAYPILLEFKKSVKDPLNKLYNWGGPDVCSYNGLKCAMFPGTRDLAVASFQFNGFQLGGKLDSFLGKLDTVSIFHANSNNFIGSVPDVSKLNFLFELDLSNNKLTGDFPTNVLKGTNLTFLDLRFNTFSGSVPPQVFNLDLDVLFINNNNLVQNLPSNLGSITALYLTFANNRFTGSIPESIGNIKYLQEVLFLNNQLTGCLPYQIGNLNRATVFDVESNRLTGPIPYSFGCLDKMEQLSLARNNFYGTIPEIVCEIACLKNLSLSYNYFTQAGPKCRKLIERKILDVRMNCILDLPNQKRPEECAVFFKRKQTCSDPKSLFIVPCGKNPNRLKPGQAQLEEKKPQVSHPVSYNALNPDRLRNL; this is translated from the exons atggCTTCAATTCTCTCAATCCTTCTTCTCATTCTTGCACTTTCAAATCTCCGCTTCACTCTACCTATCGGAGACAACCACATTACCGACAGAAAATCCTTAGAAATCATAATTGGTGGCGGTAACGACGACAATCCACCACCGTCACCTTCGCCGGAACCAGAACCGGAACCTGCTGACtgccctcctcctcctcctcctcctcctcctcctactgactgccctcctcctcctcctcctcctactccaAGCCCTCCTCCACCCTCTCCTCTTCCAAGCCCTCCTCCACCCTCTCTTCCTCCAAGCCCTCCTCCAAAACAGCTCCCGCCGCCTATAAAGCGGCCACGTCCACCGCATAGGAAGCGACCACAACCGCCGCCAATGCCTCTACTCTCTAATAGCCCATTCTTAAAGAAAGCCTATCCGATTCTCCTAGAATTTAAGAAATCAGTCAAAGATCCATTAAATAAACTTTATAATTGGGGAGGCCCCGACGTTTGCAGTTACAACGGACTCAAATGCGCCATGTTCCCGGGAACAAGGGATCTCGCAGTCGCAAGCTTCCAGTTTAATGGGTTTCAATTGGGAGGCAAGTTAGATAGCTTCCTTGGCAAGTTAGACACGGTCAGCATCTTCCACGCAAACTCCAACAATTTCATAGGCTCTGTGCCTGACGTCAGCAAGTTGAACTTCTTGTTCGAGCTCGATCTAAGCAACAACAAACTTACCGGAGATTTCCCAACCAATGTCTTGAAAGGAACCAACCTCACGTTTCTCGATCTCAGGTTCAATACTTTCTCAGGCTCTGTTCCTCCTCAGGTCTTTAACCTCGACCTCGACGTCTtgttcatcaacaacaacaatcttgtTCAGAACCTTCCAAGCAATCTTGGATCCATCACTGCTCTTTACCTCACATTCGCAAACAACAG GTTCACGGGTTCAATTCCCGAGAGTATTGGCAACATCAAGTACCTACAAGAAGTTCTTTTCTTGAATAACCAGTTAACCGGATGCTTACCGTACCAAATAGGAAACCTAAACCGAGCCACTGTTTTCGATGTTGAGTCTAACAGATTAACCGGTCCAATACCGTACTCTTTCGGTTGCTTGGACAAGATGGAACAACTCAGTCTTGCCAGAAACAATTTCTATGGAACCATACCAGAGATCGTATGCGAGATTGCTTGTCTTAAAAACTTGTCTCTCTCCTATAATTACTTCACTCAGGCCGGTCCAAAATGTAGAAAACTTATCGAGCGAAAGATTCTGGACGTTCGTATGAATTGTATACTTGATCTTCCAAACCAGAAAAGACCAGAAGAATGTGCTGTTTTCTTCAAGCGGAAACAGACTTGTTCTGATCCTAAGTCTCTGTTTATTGTCCCTTGTGGAAAGAATCCAAACCGGCTTAAACCGGGTCAAGCACAATTGGAAGAGAAAAAACCTCAAGTTTCTCATCCGGTATCTTACAACGCACTTAACCCGGACCGGCTTCGGAATCTATAA